A genomic stretch from Spongiibacter nanhainus includes:
- a CDS encoding universal stress protein, which yields MTEHNNNYVLGCIDGGGLSTAVCDYAAWVAKAVGAPLKLLHNIEQRSRAEVDLSGSIGLGSQEELLEELTRVEQERSRLLMNKGKLMLEAARQRCEEDGVAELEAWQRHGSLQEALVELEDDIRVLVMGVRGEEHGEGELGAHLETVIRALHRPVLVVNGEFSVPEEIMLAYNGTEAAEKALEMVVASPLLRGLPCHLVYVGDEQRAQEALDEATRTLKVAGVEHRAVHLQGKIDEALCQYQAEHNIGLTVMGAYSHHRLRSMLLGSFTARMLTATQRPLLLLR from the coding sequence ATGACGGAGCATAACAATAACTACGTGCTGGGGTGTATCGATGGCGGTGGCTTAAGTACCGCGGTTTGCGACTACGCCGCCTGGGTCGCCAAGGCTGTGGGTGCGCCATTGAAGCTATTGCACAACATCGAACAGCGTTCTCGGGCCGAAGTGGACCTCAGCGGCAGCATCGGCCTGGGCAGCCAGGAAGAGCTGCTGGAAGAGTTAACCCGGGTTGAACAGGAGCGCAGCCGCCTGCTGATGAACAAGGGTAAGCTAATGCTGGAAGCCGCCCGCCAGCGTTGTGAAGAAGACGGTGTGGCCGAACTCGAAGCTTGGCAGCGTCACGGCAGTTTGCAGGAAGCACTGGTTGAGCTGGAAGATGACATCCGCGTATTGGTGATGGGTGTGCGGGGTGAAGAGCACGGCGAGGGCGAGCTGGGTGCCCATCTGGAGACGGTGATTCGGGCATTGCACCGTCCGGTGTTGGTGGTCAATGGCGAATTTTCGGTTCCTGAGGAAATCATGCTGGCCTACAACGGTACCGAAGCAGCGGAGAAGGCGCTGGAAATGGTGGTGGCAAGTCCGCTGCTGAGGGGGCTTCCCTGTCACCTGGTTTACGTGGGCGATGAGCAACGCGCTCAAGAGGCTCTGGATGAGGCCACCCGTACCCTGAAGGTCGCGGGGGTGGAGCATCGCGCCGTGCATTTACAGGGCAAAATCGATGAGGCGCTGTGCCAATACCAGGCTGAACACAATATTGGCCTGACCGTAATGGGGGCCTACAGCCATCACCGTCTGCGCAGCATGCTGTTGGGCAGCTTTACCGCCCGTATGCTGACGGCAACCCAGCGTCCACTCTTGCTGTTGCGCTGA
- a CDS encoding SulP family inorganic anion transporter — MLLSKREDWLGNIRADLLAGLVVALALIPEAIAFSIIAGVDPKVGLYASFCIAVVISIVGGRPGMISAATGAMALLMVTLVKNHGLEYLLAATLLTGVLQIIAGYLKLGQLMSFVARSVVTGFVNALAILIFMAQLPELTNVTWHVYAMTAGGLGIIYLFPRLPKVGKVIPSPLVCILTMTALAVAVGLDIRTVGDMGELPDTLPVFLWPDVPLNLETLQIIFPYAAAMAVVGLLESLMTATIVDDLTDTGSDKNRECKGQGVANIASGLLGGMAGCAMIGQSVINVKSGGRGRLSTFFAGAMLLTMVVFLSDWVSLIPMAALVAVMIMVSIGTFNWESIRGLKTNPLSSNIIMVATVAVVVWTHNLAFGVLVGVLLAALFFANKVSHFMYVDKSESEEGTTHRYRVVGQVFFNSSDRFVGYFDFKAAVDKVIIDLSAAHFWDISAVAALDKVVIKFRREGADVEVIGLNEASETIVDRFGVHDKPEEIDKVLGAH, encoded by the coding sequence ATGTTGCTTTCAAAAAGAGAAGATTGGCTCGGTAATATCCGTGCCGACCTCCTGGCCGGGCTGGTTGTAGCCCTGGCGTTGATCCCAGAGGCAATTGCCTTTTCCATTATTGCCGGTGTCGACCCCAAGGTGGGGTTGTACGCGTCTTTCTGTATCGCGGTGGTGATCTCCATTGTCGGTGGTCGCCCGGGTATGATTTCCGCTGCCACCGGGGCGATGGCGCTATTGATGGTGACGCTGGTGAAAAACCACGGTTTGGAGTACCTGCTGGCGGCCACGCTGCTGACCGGGGTGCTGCAAATTATCGCCGGCTACCTGAAGTTGGGGCAGCTCATGAGTTTTGTGGCCAGGTCGGTGGTCACCGGTTTTGTGAATGCCCTGGCGATACTGATTTTTATGGCCCAGCTGCCGGAGCTGACCAACGTCACCTGGCACGTCTACGCCATGACGGCAGGGGGGCTGGGGATTATCTACCTGTTCCCGCGCTTGCCCAAGGTCGGCAAAGTCATTCCCTCGCCGCTGGTGTGCATTCTCACTATGACCGCACTGGCCGTCGCTGTTGGTTTGGATATTCGCACCGTGGGCGATATGGGTGAATTGCCCGATACCCTACCGGTATTCCTGTGGCCGGATGTGCCCTTAAACCTGGAAACCTTGCAAATCATCTTCCCCTACGCTGCCGCGATGGCGGTGGTGGGCCTGCTGGAGTCGCTGATGACCGCGACCATCGTCGACGACCTGACCGATACCGGAAGCGACAAAAACCGCGAGTGTAAGGGCCAGGGCGTGGCCAATATCGCCTCTGGTTTGCTGGGCGGCATGGCTGGGTGTGCAATGATCGGCCAGTCGGTGATCAACGTGAAGTCGGGTGGCCGGGGGCGGTTGTCGACCTTTTTTGCCGGTGCCATGTTGCTGACAATGGTGGTCTTTCTCAGTGACTGGGTATCGTTGATTCCCATGGCGGCGCTGGTAGCGGTGATGATTATGGTCTCCATCGGGACTTTCAATTGGGAGTCGATCCGGGGCCTTAAGACCAATCCGCTGTCCTCCAATATTATTATGGTGGCGACCGTGGCGGTGGTGGTGTGGACCCACAACCTGGCCTTTGGCGTGCTGGTGGGGGTGTTGTTGGCGGCCTTGTTCTTTGCCAACAAAGTCAGTCACTTTATGTATGTCGATAAGTCTGAAAGCGAAGAGGGCACGACCCACCGCTATCGGGTAGTGGGGCAGGTGTTCTTTAATTCCTCAGATCGCTTTGTGGGCTACTTTGACTTTAAAGCGGCGGTGGATAAGGTCATCATTGACCTCAGCGCTGCCCATTTCTGGGATATTTCCGCAGTCGCGGCGCTGGACAAAGTGGTGATCAAATTCCGCCGCGAGGGTGCCGATGTGGAAGTGATTGGTCTCAATGAGGCCAGCGAAACCATTGTCGACCGTTTTGGCGTCCACGATAAACCCGAAGAAATCGACAAAGTGCTGGGAGCGCATTGA
- a CDS encoding spermidine synthase has protein sequence MFEEIDSQSSPIGEISLRRRRIPVLGDRDIYEVKLGDEFLMSSAFYAAEEALATLGLAALQGDKLSVVVGGLGLGYTAVKALEDTRLDELLVVEALDTVITWHREERVPLGQVLNADPRNRYVLGSFFDLAVDPLSGFDPRQPGRQFDAILLDIDHSPTQFLNSANARFYSTDNLALMAQQLKPSGVFAMWSQNRPDAEFEALLATVFEQVESHLVSFFNPFQNNQATNSVYVCKGPAAV, from the coding sequence ATGTTTGAAGAAATTGATAGCCAGAGCTCCCCCATCGGCGAGATATCGTTGCGCCGCCGGCGGATTCCGGTGCTGGGTGACCGGGATATTTACGAGGTGAAGCTGGGCGATGAATTTTTAATGTCCAGCGCCTTTTACGCTGCCGAAGAGGCCCTGGCGACTCTCGGGCTGGCGGCGCTGCAGGGTGACAAACTCAGTGTGGTGGTCGGTGGGCTGGGGCTGGGTTACACCGCGGTAAAAGCCTTGGAAGATACCCGGCTGGATGAACTGTTAGTGGTCGAGGCTCTGGATACCGTCATCACCTGGCACCGTGAAGAACGAGTGCCGCTGGGGCAGGTATTGAATGCTGACCCCCGCAATCGCTATGTGCTGGGCAGCTTTTTTGACCTGGCGGTCGACCCCCTGTCGGGTTTTGACCCCCGGCAACCCGGACGTCAATTTGACGCCATTCTGCTGGATATCGACCACTCACCCACGCAATTTCTGAATTCAGCCAATGCCCGTTTTTATAGCACTGACAATCTCGCTTTAATGGCCCAACAGCTTAAGCCAAGTGGAGTTTTTGCTATGTGGTCACAGAACCGGCCGGATGCCGAATTTGAAGCCCTGCTGGCTACAGTGTTTGAGCAGGTAGAATCCCACTTGGTGTCTTTCTTCAATCCCTTTCAGAATAATCAGGCAACAAACTCGGTGTATGTGTGCAAAGGTCCCGCAGCAGTCTAG
- a CDS encoding tetratricopeptide repeat protein codes for MDLPIQAPSEAETDALLQQGALFEVSEDTPPPDDGILDMDQTMRSFVEEHVPSVLQPRARLRYLIDSLLRPSQLGLEYNPGITHNAADTFYQREGNCLALTSLFITMAREAGLEAHYNQVAVPPSWEMLSNNSLAVYKHINAVVVLEGGEEVVVDLSVDNYEYLYAQTRLSESEAAAQFYSNRGIDMLNSGDHRQAYRYFRRALQLNPKEAFIWGNLGSLFRREGHNDMAEIAYRQALSLDAHEPTALSNLGRLYRGTGEKALAKSLEEYNHQLQRRNPFWHYSRARDAYERGNYTEALTAIQRAIYLQRDEYRFYEFAAVIYRRKGDREKYEEYGLKAARLKFSED; via the coding sequence GTGGACCTGCCGATTCAAGCCCCCTCTGAGGCGGAGACCGACGCGCTATTGCAACAAGGCGCGCTGTTTGAGGTCAGCGAGGATACCCCGCCCCCCGACGATGGCATTCTGGACATGGATCAAACCATGCGGAGCTTTGTTGAAGAGCATGTCCCCTCGGTATTGCAGCCCCGCGCTCGGCTGCGCTATTTGATCGACAGCCTGCTGCGCCCCAGCCAGTTGGGTCTGGAATACAACCCCGGCATCACTCACAACGCTGCCGACACCTTTTATCAGCGCGAGGGCAACTGTCTGGCGCTAACATCGCTGTTTATCACCATGGCCCGGGAAGCCGGCCTGGAGGCCCACTACAATCAGGTGGCCGTGCCACCCAGCTGGGAAATGCTGTCCAACAACAGCCTGGCGGTGTACAAGCACATCAATGCGGTGGTGGTCTTGGAGGGTGGAGAAGAAGTCGTGGTGGACCTCAGCGTCGACAACTACGAGTACCTCTATGCGCAGACCCGTCTGTCTGAGTCAGAAGCCGCCGCACAGTTTTACAGCAATCGCGGCATCGATATGCTCAATAGCGGCGACCACAGACAGGCCTATCGTTACTTCCGTCGCGCCCTGCAATTAAACCCTAAGGAGGCCTTTATTTGGGGAAACCTGGGTAGCCTTTTCAGGCGTGAAGGCCACAACGATATGGCGGAGATCGCCTATCGCCAGGCGCTTAGCTTAGATGCTCACGAGCCGACGGCTCTGTCAAACCTGGGACGCCTGTATCGCGGCACCGGCGAGAAGGCGCTGGCAAAATCGCTGGAAGAGTACAACCACCAGTTACAACGGCGGAACCCCTTCTGGCATTACAGCCGGGCCCGGGACGCCTACGAACGGGGCAATTACACGGAAGCGCTTACCGCGATACAGCGAGCCATCTATTTACAGCGTGATGAGTACCGGTTTTATGAGTTTGCAGCGGTTATCTACCGCCGCAAAGGCGACCGGGAAAAGTACGAAGAATACGGACTCAAAGCGGCGCGCCTGAAGTTTAGCGAAGACTGA
- a CDS encoding glycosyltransferase — protein sequence MTQLRVAQVLAGAPQGGAENFFVRLSAGLQASGELTEKAFIRNHPHRVAALREQGVETAGFRFGGQFDVYDRWVYRRQLNKFRPDIVMTWMGRASAATPKGNYVLVNRLGHYYKLKYYQQADYWVGISKGICQHLIDGGMPADRVVHIPNFADETEVAPLPRDSFDTPSDVPLLLAAGRLHTNKAFDTLLRALKEVPDAVLWLAGSGPEEAALKSLCSELGLDARVRFLGWRNDVTALMRTADLFVCPSRHEGLGSIVMESFFHGCPILATRSQGPGEVIAHGETGWLTDIDDVQQLSDAIVQLLANPQMRDQLRDSAAQDYRQRFSREVVVNQYVDFYRRIARR from the coding sequence ATGACACAGTTGCGGGTAGCCCAGGTATTGGCCGGTGCCCCTCAGGGTGGGGCGGAGAATTTCTTTGTTCGACTCAGTGCCGGATTGCAAGCCAGTGGCGAGCTCACCGAAAAGGCCTTTATCCGCAATCACCCCCACCGGGTGGCAGCACTGCGGGAGCAAGGCGTGGAGACTGCTGGGTTCCGGTTTGGTGGCCAGTTTGATGTCTACGACCGTTGGGTCTATCGACGTCAGCTCAATAAATTCCGCCCCGACATCGTGATGACCTGGATGGGGCGGGCCAGTGCCGCCACGCCCAAGGGTAACTATGTGCTGGTCAATCGTCTGGGACACTACTACAAACTCAAGTACTACCAACAGGCCGATTACTGGGTCGGTATCAGTAAGGGGATTTGCCAGCATCTGATTGACGGCGGCATGCCGGCGGATCGAGTGGTGCACATTCCCAATTTTGCCGACGAGACCGAGGTCGCGCCGCTACCCCGGGACAGTTTTGATACGCCAAGCGATGTACCGCTGCTGTTGGCGGCCGGGCGCCTGCATACCAACAAGGCCTTTGACACCTTACTGCGGGCGCTTAAAGAGGTCCCCGATGCCGTGCTGTGGCTGGCGGGCAGTGGGCCGGAGGAGGCCGCGCTAAAGTCGCTGTGCAGTGAACTGGGCCTGGACGCCCGGGTGCGCTTTCTGGGCTGGCGCAACGACGTCACCGCACTGATGCGTACCGCTGATCTGTTTGTTTGCCCCTCACGACACGAAGGGCTGGGCTCGATTGTGATGGAGTCCTTCTTCCACGGCTGCCCAATTTTGGCCACCCGCTCCCAGGGCCCTGGGGAAGTGATTGCCCACGGCGAGACCGGCTGGTTGACGGATATTGACGATGTGCAGCAACTGAGCGATGCCATTGTGCAGCTGCTGGCCAACCCGCAAATGCGGGACCAGCTGCGCGACAGTGCGGCCCAGGACTATCGGCAGCGCTTTAGCCGCGAGGTGGTGGTGAATCAGTACGTGGATTTCTATCGCCGCATAGCCCGGCGCTAG
- a CDS encoding sulfotransferase family protein produces the protein MKVFGAGLSKTGTTSLQEAFTLLGYKTLGFHADRLHDAVIHGREDANFRVYDDMDAVFDLPVAHYYEQLAKAYPEAKFILTLRDEDDWWPSIENHFFLRPVKYPRLFDLPRRRSYKVFRRALRERVYGSASPVEDLYRQRYREHNARVQAVIPAERLLVMNIMAGDGWDKVCEFIGVDKPAMPFPYKNRARNADDQTQELS, from the coding sequence ATGAAAGTATTTGGCGCTGGCCTCAGCAAAACTGGCACCACCAGCCTGCAAGAAGCCTTTACTCTGCTGGGCTACAAAACCCTGGGCTTTCATGCCGACCGCCTCCACGACGCGGTGATTCACGGTCGCGAGGATGCCAACTTCCGGGTCTATGACGATATGGATGCGGTCTTCGATTTGCCGGTGGCCCACTACTATGAGCAGTTGGCTAAGGCTTACCCGGAGGCCAAGTTTATCCTTACTTTGCGGGACGAAGATGACTGGTGGCCCAGTATCGAGAACCACTTTTTTCTGCGGCCGGTGAAGTATCCCCGTTTGTTTGACCTGCCCCGGAGACGCTCTTACAAAGTCTTTCGTCGCGCCTTGCGAGAGCGGGTTTACGGCAGTGCTTCGCCGGTTGAGGATCTCTACCGCCAGCGCTATCGGGAGCACAACGCCCGGGTGCAGGCGGTGATTCCTGCCGAGCGCCTTTTGGTGATGAATATTATGGCAGGAGACGGCTGGGACAAGGTTTGCGAGTTTATCGGTGTGGACAAACCGGCAATGCCGTTTCCCTATAAAAACCGGGCGCGCAATGCCGATGATCAGACACAGGAGCTGTCATGA
- a CDS encoding YrbL family protein codes for MIALQDKEAFARGGNRLCFVHPEFADRCIKVRRPDRSLEWRRAKKSFPKNLRPLSAFDDNLEELQVMERLQSHYPDALFKHVSRCYGMLDTDMGPGLCSELILDGNGEISRSLKLELWHGGYQPDLQRAVAELMAHWRDYAVPSKDLLIHNIVVQRDQQGAIQRLVVIDGMGASGLAGKAWAPLWLRRYFAGRKANNLPERIDEFLAQIQDGNYPGLQGVPLKDGEPNIPPPKQDTPGVTKSGARVSPVDQDKTEP; via the coding sequence ATGATTGCCTTGCAGGACAAAGAGGCCTTTGCCAGGGGCGGCAACCGCCTGTGTTTTGTCCACCCTGAGTTTGCCGATCGTTGCATCAAGGTCAGGCGCCCCGATCGCAGTTTGGAGTGGCGGCGTGCCAAAAAAAGCTTCCCCAAGAATCTGCGACCGCTGTCGGCCTTTGATGACAACCTGGAAGAACTGCAGGTGATGGAGCGTTTGCAAAGCCACTATCCCGATGCCTTGTTTAAGCATGTCAGTCGCTGCTACGGCATGCTGGATACCGATATGGGGCCGGGCCTTTGCTCCGAACTGATACTGGACGGCAATGGGGAGATTTCCCGCTCTCTTAAGCTGGAGCTGTGGCACGGCGGCTATCAGCCCGACCTGCAGCGCGCCGTCGCAGAATTGATGGCTCACTGGCGCGACTACGCGGTGCCCTCCAAGGATTTGTTGATTCACAATATCGTAGTGCAGCGCGATCAACAGGGAGCGATTCAGCGCTTGGTGGTGATTGACGGTATGGGGGCATCGGGCCTGGCGGGGAAGGCCTGGGCGCCGCTGTGGCTGCGCCGCTACTTTGCCGGTCGCAAGGCCAACAATTTACCCGAGCGCATCGATGAGTTTTTAGCCCAGATTCAGGACGGCAATTATCCCGGCCTACAGGGCGTGCCGCTGAAAGACGGTGAGCCCAATATCCCCCCGCCAAAGCAGGACACCCCAGGTGTGACCAAGTCGGGAGCCAGGGTGTCACCGGTAGATCAGGACAAGACAGAACCATGA
- a CDS encoding glycosyltransferase yields the protein MRVLHIAYQQLRRYGQTRVSWAQKLSFGLIKNDHYLQTFSDRDIAAFEAPLGIRDLGVGKANKRLLEMVDAMEPDLVIAGHCDMITNDTLKAIKGLYPNAVVAHCNNDPLFVPSNVERIKSRASVVDAVFVSTGRRELRQFEGIGARLYHMPNPVDPSVECLNNAERDDLDIDLLFCSNATEFTQRLQMVGRIKDAVAEEMNFKTYGSFGESPVWGRDYDRALARTRMGLNLNRQEGDYWYSSARMAQLAGNGILQFTHSGPRFDELLPAESAVYFDDEADLLAKIREFHHDDHKRQAWASRCRDFFHQQINSRLYAQYIVEASMGIPFSHDYVWARDINLDGSLK from the coding sequence ATGAGAGTTTTACATATTGCCTACCAACAGCTGCGTCGCTACGGCCAGACCCGGGTCAGCTGGGCACAGAAACTCAGTTTTGGCCTGATCAAAAACGACCACTACCTGCAAACCTTTAGTGATCGGGATATCGCCGCCTTTGAAGCGCCCTTGGGAATCCGCGACTTGGGCGTTGGCAAAGCCAACAAGCGCCTGCTGGAAATGGTCGACGCCATGGAGCCCGACCTGGTGATTGCCGGGCACTGCGATATGATTACTAACGACACCCTAAAGGCGATCAAGGGCTTGTACCCCAATGCGGTGGTGGCCCATTGCAATAATGACCCGCTGTTTGTGCCCAGTAATGTGGAGCGCATCAAGTCCCGGGCATCGGTGGTGGACGCGGTGTTTGTCTCCACGGGGCGCCGTGAATTGCGCCAGTTTGAAGGTATCGGCGCCCGCCTTTACCACATGCCCAACCCGGTGGACCCTTCGGTGGAGTGCCTGAACAACGCCGAGCGGGACGATCTGGATATCGATTTGCTGTTCTGCAGCAACGCCACTGAATTTACCCAGCGCCTGCAAATGGTGGGTCGAATCAAAGACGCAGTGGCAGAGGAAATGAACTTCAAAACCTATGGCAGCTTTGGCGAGTCGCCGGTGTGGGGGCGAGATTACGACCGCGCTTTGGCCCGTACCCGCATGGGGCTGAACCTGAATCGCCAGGAGGGGGACTACTGGTATTCCTCGGCGCGGATGGCGCAGCTGGCGGGCAATGGCATTTTGCAGTTTACTCACAGTGGCCCGCGTTTTGACGAGCTGCTGCCCGCGGAGTCGGCGGTGTACTTTGACGATGAGGCCGACTTGCTGGCCAAAATCCGCGAGTTCCACCACGACGATCACAAACGCCAGGCCTGGGCCAGCCGCTGCCGGGATTTCTTTCATCAGCAAATTAACTCCCGTCTCTACGCCCAGTACATTGTCGAGGCGTCAATGGGGATTCCTTTCAGCCACGACTACGTGTGGGCCCGGGACATCAATCTGGACGGCTCGCTGAAATGA
- a CDS encoding glycosyltransferase family 4 protein: protein MTTAESRKSAQRRLTVVQVLPALNAGGVERGTVEFARELVKRGHRAVVISSGGRQVEALEAAGCEHITMPVHRKSLASLKQVRPMRRLLEELGADIVHVRSRVPAWIVWLAWRKMPPEHRPGLVSTFHGLYSVNAYSGIMARAEQVIAISHCVQDYIFEHYKVAPERVTLIPRGLDPAAFSREPVSRQWQADILADYPALKDKRLILMPGRLSRWKGQEAFLAMMAQLIKLRPDCHGVVIGDAEPDKQHYLQELMTLRQQLGLQEHVSFLGHRSDIAQFYRWADVTCHMSNKPEPFGRTVPESLASGTPVVAYDRGGASESLQQGFPQGLVPPDDVVAFAARVADILDADNHLRLPEAYYLDSQVQSTLEVYQRLLKIGDTATA from the coding sequence ATGACGACAGCTGAGTCGCGCAAATCAGCCCAGCGACGCCTGACCGTGGTACAGGTCTTACCCGCCTTGAATGCCGGGGGCGTGGAGCGGGGTACGGTGGAGTTCGCCCGGGAACTGGTCAAGCGCGGGCACCGGGCGGTGGTGATTTCCAGTGGCGGGCGCCAAGTCGAGGCCCTGGAAGCCGCCGGCTGTGAGCACATCACCATGCCGGTACACCGCAAGTCCCTGGCGTCGCTAAAGCAAGTGCGGCCGATGCGGCGCCTGCTGGAAGAACTGGGTGCCGATATCGTCCACGTGCGCTCCCGGGTGCCGGCCTGGATCGTCTGGCTGGCATGGCGAAAGATGCCCCCTGAACATCGCCCAGGCCTGGTGAGTACCTTCCATGGCTTGTACTCGGTCAACGCCTACAGCGGCATTATGGCCCGGGCCGAGCAGGTGATCGCCATATCCCACTGTGTGCAGGATTACATCTTTGAGCACTACAAGGTCGCCCCGGAGCGGGTGACCCTGATTCCCAGAGGCTTGGACCCTGCGGCGTTTAGCCGTGAGCCGGTGTCGCGGCAATGGCAGGCAGATATACTGGCGGACTACCCGGCATTAAAGGATAAGCGGCTGATTCTTATGCCGGGACGTCTCAGTCGCTGGAAGGGGCAGGAGGCTTTTTTGGCCATGATGGCGCAGCTCATCAAACTGCGGCCCGACTGCCACGGTGTGGTGATCGGCGATGCCGAGCCCGATAAGCAGCACTACCTCCAAGAACTGATGACTCTCCGGCAGCAGCTCGGTTTGCAGGAGCACGTCAGTTTTCTCGGCCACCGCAGCGACATAGCCCAGTTTTATCGCTGGGCCGATGTGACCTGCCATATGTCCAACAAGCCAGAGCCCTTTGGTCGCACCGTGCCGGAGTCGCTGGCGTCGGGCACGCCGGTGGTGGCCTATGACCGGGGCGGTGCCAGCGAATCCCTGCAGCAGGGCTTTCCTCAGGGGCTGGTGCCTCCCGACGATGTGGTGGCCTTTGCCGCTCGGGTGGCGGACATCCTCGACGCCGACAACCATCTTCGGCTGCCCGAGGCCTACTACCTGGACAGCCAGGTACAAAGCACCCTTGAGGTCTATCAACGGCTACTGAAAATTGGCGACACTGCCACGGCCTGA
- a CDS encoding mitochondrial fission ELM1 family protein: MSKTLTAWIITDGRPGHLNQIRGLVARLEAKCDLQTVWLDMSKRPFRYTRRQGLLQQFSTSVAPVAKLPDWIIGAGSHCHLPMLWCKWMTGAKALVLMRPSWPLWLFDAACVPVHDAPPDRPSVLATQGVLNVIEPSHTPRLPDHGLILLGGINRHFVWDDDTVLQQVLAIADAQPAVQWKVSDSPRTPPEFLTQLRRQQRRNIQAMPFGHSGGGWLQQQLAEAGQVWVSRDSVSMVYESITAGAPTGLLSLGKKRDSRVTRSMEQVLASGLASDAATVDLDQALPKPGTTLWEADRAADWLLAMDKGVKQ; this comes from the coding sequence ATGAGCAAAACCCTGACAGCGTGGATAATTACCGATGGCCGGCCCGGGCACCTCAATCAGATTCGCGGTCTGGTAGCGCGGCTGGAAGCCAAGTGCGATTTGCAGACGGTGTGGTTGGACATGTCCAAGAGGCCCTTTCGCTACACCCGGCGACAGGGCTTGTTACAGCAGTTCTCCACCAGCGTGGCCCCCGTCGCCAAGCTGCCGGACTGGATTATCGGCGCCGGCAGTCACTGCCATCTGCCGATGTTGTGGTGTAAGTGGATGACCGGCGCTAAAGCCCTGGTGTTAATGCGACCCAGCTGGCCACTGTGGCTGTTTGATGCCGCCTGTGTGCCGGTGCACGATGCGCCCCCCGATCGGCCCTCAGTATTGGCGACTCAGGGCGTGCTCAATGTGATCGAGCCCAGTCACACCCCCCGGCTTCCAGATCACGGTTTAATCTTGCTGGGCGGTATCAATCGGCATTTTGTATGGGATGACGACACCGTGCTGCAGCAAGTACTGGCGATTGCCGATGCCCAGCCCGCGGTGCAGTGGAAGGTGTCGGACTCGCCCCGCACCCCACCGGAATTTCTCACCCAATTGCGGCGCCAACAGCGAAGAAATATTCAAGCGATGCCCTTTGGCCACAGTGGCGGTGGCTGGTTACAGCAGCAACTGGCGGAGGCCGGACAGGTGTGGGTCAGTCGGGACAGCGTGTCGATGGTGTACGAGAGTATTACCGCCGGTGCCCCGACGGGCTTGCTTAGCTTGGGCAAAAAGCGCGATTCCCGAGTGACCCGCAGCATGGAACAGGTGCTGGCCAGTGGTCTGGCCAGCGATGCGGCAACGGTCGACCTAGACCAAGCGCTACCAAAACCCGGGACGACATTGTGGGAGGCGGATCGCGCCGCTGACTGGCTGTTGGCGATGGACAAGGGAGTGAAGCAATGA
- the lpxL gene encoding LpxL/LpxP family Kdo(2)-lipid IV(A) lauroyl/palmitoleoyl acyltransferase produces the protein MTIPRQLLAPRYWPTWCGVAVMWFLAQLPRAVNHALGRGMGTLFYYFARQRRRIAWVNLEMCFPEKSEAERQRLLKRTMQDQGIGLMETVRAWFRPIEDLDIVPELHGEEHLSNDDGQGIIVIGTHFTGLDVGGALLAQSFPADSFYRRHKNPVLERILSRARGRYGEPIHRRDVKRALKRLREGRRLFYLPDQDYGRKSAAFVPFFGVLAATTIATSTLAKAGRARVVMTHQQRLDNGRRYRIDIVPLPQIPSDDPAADARAINAQLEDNIRKVPEQYMWVHRRFKTRPEGKATFY, from the coding sequence ATGACAATTCCGAGACAACTCCTGGCTCCCCGCTATTGGCCGACCTGGTGTGGCGTTGCGGTGATGTGGTTCCTGGCTCAGCTGCCCAGGGCAGTCAACCACGCCTTGGGGCGGGGTATGGGAACACTGTTCTACTATTTTGCCAGGCAGCGTCGGCGCATAGCCTGGGTCAACCTGGAAATGTGCTTCCCGGAGAAGAGCGAGGCCGAGCGGCAGCGCTTGCTCAAGCGCACCATGCAGGATCAGGGTATCGGGCTGATGGAAACCGTGCGGGCCTGGTTTCGGCCTATCGAAGATCTCGATATCGTCCCGGAGCTGCACGGTGAGGAACACCTGAGCAACGACGACGGGCAGGGCATCATTGTGATAGGCACCCACTTTACCGGGCTGGATGTGGGCGGCGCACTGCTGGCCCAGTCTTTTCCGGCAGACTCCTTTTATCGCCGCCATAAAAACCCGGTGCTGGAGCGAATTCTGAGTCGCGCCCGAGGGCGCTACGGCGAGCCCATTCACCGGCGGGATGTGAAGCGGGCGCTAAAGCGCCTGCGCGAAGGGCGGCGGCTGTTTTACCTGCCGGATCAGGATTACGGTCGCAAATCAGCGGCATTCGTGCCCTTCTTCGGTGTGCTGGCTGCTACCACTATTGCCACCAGTACCCTGGCTAAAGCAGGGAGGGCGAGGGTGGTGATGACCCACCAGCAGCGCCTTGACAACGGTCGCCGCTACCGCATTGATATTGTGCCCCTGCCGCAAATTCCCAGCGACGATCCGGCGGCGGATGCACGGGCTATCAATGCCCAGCTTGAGGACAACATCCGCAAGGTGCCGGAGCAGTACATGTGGGTGCACCGGCGGTTTAAAACCCGCCCGGAAGGTAAAGCGACGTTTTACTGA